A single region of the Lotus japonicus ecotype B-129 chromosome 4, LjGifu_v1.2 genome encodes:
- the LOC130712521 gene encoding uncharacterized protein LOC130712521 has protein sequence MAALARFLPMAGNKAAPFFTCLKKNSTFQWTKACEQAFTELKKSLATLPVLSKPTPGIPLMLYLAVTDRAVSTVLLQEEGKKQKVIYFVSHTLQGAELRYQKIEKADLAILKTARRLRPYFQSFQIKVKTDVPLRQVLQKPDLSGRLVSWSVKLSEYDIQYEPRGQVTIQSLVDFVAELTPTEGEKTQGEWVMSVDGSSNDTGSGAGITIESPDKMVIEQSLKFEFKASNNQSEYEALIAGLRLAIELGVQKLFIKGDSQLVVKQVKGEYQVKDPQLSKYLEVVHRLMMEIEKIKIEHIPRSQNERADVLAKLASTGRLGNCQTVIQETLPRPSIDLVEVKLKAVKAVMEGEPSWMESIKTFLQNPPKDDDLNTKEKFREASFYTMVGDELYQRGIMSPMLKCVDVRDAQGIMAEVHEGVCSSHIGGRSLAVKVLRAGFYWPTMKKGCLKYVKKCEKCQVFSDLHKASPEELSTMMVWGPHGLGNG, from the exons ATGGCTGCCTtagcacgtttcttgccaatggcagGCAACAAAGCAGCTCCGTTCTTCACTTGTTTGAAGAAGAATTCAACGTTTCAATGGACTAAGGCGTGTGAACAAGCTTTTACTGAATTGAAAAAATCATTAGCAACATTACCAGTACTATCCAAACCCACGCCAGGCATTCCTTTGATGCTCTACTTGGCAGTTACAGATAGGGCGGTCAGTACGGTATTGCTTCAAGAAGAGGGAAAAAAGCAGAAGGTTATCTATTTTGTAAGTCATACTCTGCAAGGTGCTGAATTGCGATACCAAAAAATCGAGAAGGCGGATTTGGCAATTCTAAAAACGGCGAGACGCCTCAGGccatacttccaaagtttccaaatcaaagttaaaactgacgTTCCCTTAAGACAAGTACTCCAGAAACCTGATCTGTCAGGGCGATTGGTCAGTTGGTCAGTCAAGTTGTCTGAATATGATATACAGTATGAGCCAAGGGGGCAAGTTACGATCCAAAGCTTGGTTgatttcgtggcggaattaacacccacggaaggcgagaaaACTCAGGGAGAGTGGGTCATGTCTgttgatggatcctccaatgaTACGGGAAGTGGGGCAGGAATAACTATTGAAAGCCCGGACAAGATGGTCATCGAGCAATCTCTGAAATTCGAGTTTAAGGCGAGCAACAACCAATCAGAATACGAGGCATTGATCGCTGGTTTAAGGCTCGCCATTGAATTAGGCGTTcagaaattgttcatcaaaggcGACTCACAACTGGTTGTTAAACAGGTAAAAGGAGAGTATCAGGTGAAGGACCcacaactttccaaatacttggaagtggtgcACAGGCTAATGATGGAAATAGAGAAGATCAAGATAGAACATATTCCAAGAAGTCAAAATGAAAGGGCGGATGTGCTAGCAAAATTGGCCAGTACGGGGCGATTGGGCAATTGTCAAACAGTCATCCAGGAAACCCTTCCTCGCCCCAGTATTGACTTGGTGGAAGTTAAGTTAAAGGCGGTAAAAGCGGTAATGGAAGGCGAGCCTTCGTGGATGGAATCAATCAAAACTTTTCTCCaaaaccctccaaaggatgatgatttgaacacaAAAGAAAAGTTTAGGGAGGCTAGTTTTTACACGATGGTAGGCGATGAGTTATATCagcggggaattatgtctcctatgctcaaatgtgttgacGTGAGAGATGCTCAGGGAATCATGGCCGAAGTTCATGAAGGAGTATGTTCTAGTCATATAGGAGGGCGATCATTGGCAGTAAAAGTATTGAGAGCAGGATTTTACtggccaacaatgaagaaggGCTGCCTGAAATACGTCAAGAAGTGTGAAAAGTGTCAAGTTTTCTCCGACTTACACAAAGCCTCACCTGAAGAGTTGTCAACCATGATG gtttggggtccccatggcctTGGTAATGGATAA